One segment of Polypterus senegalus isolate Bchr_013 chromosome 8, ASM1683550v1, whole genome shotgun sequence DNA contains the following:
- the LOC120534768 gene encoding uncharacterized protein LOC120534768 produces MAEKSQIVQNALKEKPGGLDVLEEYELTKTLKHSTRQLLVSHMTEVHGRITSLKQRETYALGIVSLFPALRDPYSSKGYSHETGGPSRRRKIEDTEQLDGDACREAISLLLHTADETEVRQKRKQTFKHRQELVHNPERSTDILKIFPRFLEVKGLVNQDFILLFNAETSAKLLEQWETAFKPKVIEEAKSLTLTAELQSHISAAEKQESEHEWDSDISSFLLLLHLLPPSAGRKKVKISPTDAVDRLSCTSIEEHLMGREGHQPYLLAVGRTKKRIDNFYVVFDKQLIPCAGATSLSAIDELFKVHYVF; encoded by the exons ATGGCAGAGAAATCACAA ATTGTTCAAAATGCCCTGAAAGAGAAACCTGGTGGTTTGGATGTTCTCGAAGAATATGAGCTGACTAAAACACTGAAGCACAGCACGAGACAACTTCTTGTTAGCCATATGACAGAGGTTCATGG GAGGATTACCTCACTTAAACAGAGAGAGACGTATGCCTTGGGCATTGTTTCTCTTTTCCCTGCTCTAAGAGACCCATATTCGTCGAAGGGCTAT TCTCATGAGACTGGTGGACCAAGTCGTCGAAGAAAAATAGAGGACACTGAACAACTTGATGGAGATGCATGTAGAGAAGCCATTTCACTCCTTCTCCACACTGCTGATGAGACTGAAGTTAGGCAAAAGAGGAAGCAAACCTTTAAGCATCGACAAGAGCTCGTTCATAACCCGGAAAGGTCAACTGACATCTTAAAAATCTTTCCAAGATTTTTAGAAGTAAAAGGGTTG GTAAATCAAgactttattttgctgtttaatgCTGAAACATCTGCAAAATTGCTTGAGCAGTGGGAGACGGCATTCAAGCCAAAAGTCATTGAAGAAGCAAAGTCTCTCACTTTGACAGCAGAACTTCAAAGTCACATCAGTGCAGCAGAGAAACAAGAGTCTGAACACG AATGGGAcagtgacatttcctctttcttgTTGCTGTTGCATTTGCTACCACCTTCTGCAGGGAGAAAGAAAGTTAAAATCAGTCCCACTGATGCTGTTGACAGGCTT TCCTGTACCAGCATTGAAGAACATCTCATGGGAAGAGAAGGCCACCAACCATACCTACTTGCAGTAGGACGAACCAAGAAGCGGATTGACAATTTTTATGTCGTTTTTGACAAGCAGCTCATCCCCTGTGCAGGAGCCACCTCCCTGAGTGCCATAGATGAACTTTTCAAAGTTCATTACGTCTTTTAA